The genomic window TAACTCTTTATatcaggggaaaaaaaaaagttgtacCAGCTCAAACCATGGTAGAATTTATTCCACACTGGAAATTCTAGGTAAACACTCCTTATAATGGCTCCAATGTTCATATGATTTTAATAAAGACCATTAAATTGCAATTCTGCTGCCTCTCATGTACATTAATTTCCTAGAACAAGAGAAGGTAAAGTTCTGAAGTGCAACTAAAAGGAATATGATGGAACTTTCTGCAACTATGGAAGTTGCAGTGAGCCGGGGTtccatatcataattttttattcaaactGCTGTGAAAGCTCTAGCTAGTTTGTTTGGTAGAGTCCTACATGCGACAAGGTAGACCAGCTTTCCTATTCTTAGGAGTAGGTACCAAATCATTAACAAATTTTAGTGCGTTGGAGAAAATTATGTAACTGGTATCACCATCAAGAAGGTGATGGACACTAGAATTCTAAGAAAAATTTCAAGTTCTGCTGTTCCCAAAAAGCAGCAGCATGGATTTGCAACCTGCTCAAATGGCCTTTTATGTTTAGAAAAGTAGTATTGTCTCAAacaatgccatgaatcaatgcagTCACTGTCTTCAAGTAGCATAAGCAATAAGAAATGCTTGGGTAACTCAAAAATCTCACTCAAAAGAATTAGTCAACTCGCAAGGAATATAATGTCGTCCAATCCATACTGAAGCAACTTAAACTGATGATCCGCCTATGGTCTTTCAGTATTTAAGCAAATGTTTATCATACATGATTTACAGTTGGTGCATGACAAGAAATGGAGATCATATATTACATggtcaagaaaataatttaataaatggaACTCAATGAACTCCAGAAACTAGCTCGATAATCTGGATACACTCCAGCATTAAAAAAATGTCTTCAAACAACAGATGAAAAGTAGTAATAAAACAACGCAGTTCCTAAAATTTCCTACATCGACTCATCGCAAGTGTCCATGCATGCAATGCTTGAGCCATTAACAGTTAACCTTTCAATTCCATCAGAAAAAGACAACTCCCTTTTCTTGTGTCGAATAGAAGATTAGGAAGACTAGTAATCATCCCTCCTAAAAGTATTTGTTCCTTTCACATACCGTAGGATCAGTTGTTCTCTACATAGTCTGCAGCGGCCTTGGTGGGCATCTTTTAAAATTCTATCCGTAAGCAAAGCACATGTATCCTTTTTCAGACATCATGGAAACTTATGAGTTACTAGTGCTTCTAAAGTCTGAATCGAGTCCCTCCAGCTATCCCAGAGACACCTTTTTGAATGAGCTTGGTTGCATTTCCTTGGTGACATCTTTTTTTTGGTAATagatcaaaataatattaataagaaCACACAGGAATGTACAGACTGTACAATCCAAAAGAATGGACCCTATGCACCAGTGTGGCCTAACCAAGAACAAAAGTAACCCAACATGAGACATGGACCAGATACAGCAGTACAGAAGCAATGTTCCCTATAACAGTATGACAAAAGTGAAAGAGCAGAAACCCAAAAGTAGAACAAGATAAAATGTTGATTTGTACAGGGAGCCAACTAATTGTATGAAAATCCAAACTTGTTATGAGCAGCCAGATCTCCAGGAGGACAAAACATGAAGAGCGGATGAAGAAATTGAGGAACAGTATAGTATCCAGATCAGCATTGCAGCAAGTTGCTTGTAAGACTTTACAAAGTAATACAGTCAATATTGTGATGTTGAAGGACACAAAATGAAGTGATTGTTGCAGAAGTCTGTGACAAGGAAGAAATCCCAAACTGTAGTATTTGAATAACAAATAAGCAGTGAAACAGATCGAACGAAATGTAGAGCGATTGCTGATTTCAACTCCAGACAGTATTAGTATATTGAAGCAGAACACCTGATAAAACATTAACAGTAATAGTAGAGACCATGATGCAGCAAAGTAATATATGAGCTGTGTAAGTAGGTAGCATGAACAGCAGTCGGAGTAGCAGTCACCATGAGAAGAGAGTACAAGATACTCATCATACACTCCAAAGCCAGCAGATGTGATGTTACTACATGCCTCAGTTGTGTGAGACCTTGAAGAAACCGGTAGAATTATGacagatatatatagataatctAAGGACAAGCCAATGAAGTAAGCAACCGTTGTAGTAGTTGTATATGTATATAAGCAGCAGCAAAATTGTAAAACAGGTGCATGGCACAGAAGAGAATCTTAACAAATGTACCATATGAAGTGAATCATATAAAACTGTTAAGAAGATGAACTTCCTGCAGCGAAAACAAACAAATGACAAGCTAGCAtaatcatttttttctatttttttttttttttctttttgttgtattctttcttttttccttttgtttttcatCCACCCCATGAAtctcaaaattcttttttttttcttttgcactaCTTATTCTTTTTTCCTTGAAGCACTCCATTCTAGATTTCTTCGAATGCAGAGCTGAAGTTGATGATCGCCACTATGAGAGTCCATAGCCTCGGCATCTATGTAGAATCCATGTAGCATAAGTTTCAGGCAAGTAAACTGTGTATTATGCTGCGGGGTCGAAGTATGAAGGCTAAACAAAAGGGTGCAGATTTTTGAAGTGATACACAGTGGAAAAGCACATGACATATGAAATAGTGTCAGAGATGTAGACACTGATAGAATGCCAACCATGTAAGCATCAATATAGGTAGATGGGAGGGCAAGCAATTCCTTGAAGTCCTGTAAGTGGAAAGCACAACAAGCAGTTGCTGAAACACAGTCGAAGAATTTGGACACCCCAGCAACCATACTCAACTGCAAGCAAGACTCTGGTTTGGTAGGACTCTGGGAAAACCATGTATAGGCCGAACATCTTGCAATCCTAGTAACAAAAGAATTATTAGGACCGACAATATTGTACCCCGTATCTATCAGCTTGAAGAAGTTGATAACATTGACCATCAACAGCTAACACAGTATCTCATGTAAAATCCCCAAAGTATGCTAAGTCAGCCAAATAGTCTGCCACCTGGTTACCCTCACGATATGTATGAGTGATATTGAAAGATGTAGTAGTCAATTTCCAATGTTGTAAATCTTGAATTAAAGGATCATGCAACTGATCATGGAAATGGGAATCAGTAAACCACCGAATTACCATAGAAGAATCATCTTCAAGCCAAATATTTGTGGTTCTATGCTCAAGCATAGTAGCCTGAACTCCCAACCAAACTGCCATTAGCTCAGCATAAGAAACAGAGATGAGAGACAAGAGCTTACCACCAGCTTGAATAACTTGAGCATCATGATTTTGGATAATAAAAGCAGTAGCAACCTTGTCATGTTTCATAGATGCATTAAAATTTACCTTAAGTATGCCAATAGAATGAGACCTGAAGTGGTAAAGTGAACACCTACAATAAAAAAGAGGAAGTAGTACCTCAGTGCGTTGATGGTACACCTAAAGATATCTTATGGAGCAAAAGATTAGTAGTGAATAATATAAAAGCTCTATGAAGTAGTTGAGCCGAAGAAGAAAGTATATGATTAAAAATTCTGTCACAACGAGTTTACCACAACAGTCATGCAAAATATGGCACAAGTACTTTCCAACCTTTCTGCACCAATGAATTCGACAAATAGACAAGTAATTCAGACaaaattgaggaaagaaaagatgtTTGGTATATGATGCTTAACTGCTGCCAACACTCCTGGGCAAAAGTGCAACAAACAATGGCATAGTTAGCATCTTCAGTGTGTGAAGAGCATAAATCACAAACCTAGGTGTACTAAGATAATATTAAACCGAGCTAGAAGTTCTTTACATGATAACGTACTCTAGCCAAGCTGCCACCAAAACGTTTTGACTTGAGGGTAACGAGGTAACTTCCAAACCTATGCACTAGTAAAATCAGTTACATCACTTTGTCTAGaggaaaaaataatagataactcCTTGGTGATATCATTTAAGTGGTATCAACCTATCTATGCCCCATCATTGCTTAACTCAACCAGGTCCAATCCAATCTAGCCGAACTCGGCGGAATCATACATAACAAACTAGACCaactcaacttgatcaaatcccACCTAgcccaaccaaattagatttgaaccaaacttaatctaattaaacctCACCTAATCCAACCAAACTTGACTTCCATGTGTAATTACTTTAAAACAAACACCAAGTCCACGATATCATACTTATTGTGCTTGTTTTATAATTACATGACTTCCTTTTTCAGTAAAACCAAATCACACGTTTTCATACCAAATTCGGACTAACAGGCACTTCATGAGAACAAAATGGTGCCCACCATACTTCACAGTGGGAAGAAACAGGGGAAGGCCACGTGAAACGGTCACAAAATGGTGCGCTCAACTTCGGGCTTCTACTTTCTTAACTCCCACCACCTGGCCCGTGTTGCGAAGCCTTTGGGACCTCCGCCCTGCCTTCGATGCAACCGAGGCGAGCCCGAGATCAAAACCACCCATAAAACCTCCCAAATATTCCTACTTTCTTTCGACCATTCCGTCTCCCAATCCCTCGACGCCAGGAATCCATGGCAAGCCTCGCCAGCATCCATCTCGGCACCCCCTTCCTTCCCTCCCCAGCCTCCCTCCGTGgccgctccgccgccggtggcggAGGCGGCAGAGGAGCAGCCCCAAGGCGGGCCCCGAGGATCCAGGCCAAGATCCGCGAGATCTTCATGCCGGCGCTGAGCTCGACGATGACCGAGGGAAAGATCGTGTCTTGGGCGAAGGCCGAGGGCGACAAGCTCGCCAAGGGAGAGAGCGTCGTCGTCGTCGAGTCCGACAAGGCCGACATGGACGTCGAAACCTTCTATGATGGATATCTCGCCGCCATCATGGTCGAGGAGGGCGCCGTCGCCGCCGTCGGCTCCGCCATCGCTCTCCTCGCCGAGACCGAGGACGAGATCCCCCTCGCCAGATCCCAAGCCGCCTCCTCCTCCGCTACAGCGGCCTCCGACGGCTCCACCGCCGCTCCTCCGGCTGCCGAAACCCCATCTCCTCTGGAGACCGCCCCAGAAGCCttatcctcttctcctcctccaaatTTCTCTCCTGAGGCTGCTTCTTCGGCCCATCCGGCCTCTGAGGGCGGGCGAAGGACCATCGCCACGCCCTACGCCAAGAAGCTTGCCAAGGATCTGAAGGTGGAGCTGGGATTGGTTGCTGGAAGCGGGCCTATGGGAAGAATTGTGGCCAAGGATGTGGAAGCTGCTGCAGCGGTGGCGGCCGCAGCTCCAGTATCAACCGCTCCACCCAAATCCGTCTCAACTTATTCTACAGTGAAGGCTCCGGCTTCTCCAGCCATTCAATTGGGTACTGTTGTTCCATTCACCACAATGCAGGGTGCTGTGAGCAAGAACATGGTGGAGAGCCTCTCAGTGCCGACATTCCGGGTTGGTTATACCATCACCACCAATGCACTTGATGACCTCTACAAGAAAGTGAGGATTTTTTTCAACCTCAGCTTTGATCAAGGAGCAGTTTTTCTGTTGAAATTTGCAGTCTTATAAGCTTGTCTGGTGTATTGTtgagattagataaagtcgaaaGGGGTGACGATGTCTGTGTTGTTGGCAAAGGCAACTGCTATGGCATTGATGAAGCACCCGGTTGTTAATTCAAGTTGTAGAGATGGTAATAGCTTTACGTACAACAGCAGCATCAACATTGCCGTTGCTGTGGCTATAGATGGAGGGTTGATCACTCCAGTTCTGCAGGATGCTGACAAGGTTACAATGCTTCTGCTGCTGCGACTGTTATTTGTTCTGTTATCATTATCGGGAAACATGGGAGTTATACTTTTCCATGTTAAGTGGATCTCATGGTTCGTATTTGTAGGTTGACATTTATTCATTGTCAAGGAAATGGAAGGAGTTGGTAGATAAGGCCCGAGCTAAGCAGCTGCAACCTCATGAGTACAACACAGGTGCTCTTTACATTTTGAGATAATGCATCTAGTATTTGTTCAATTTCTAATTGTACTTTCATACTTTTCCATTGCAGAAAGGTCTGTAGTTGCTTATTTTCTAGTAGTGGTGCTTTAGATGGTATTTAGATGCTACTTGGATAGAAAATAAAATCCTTAAATGACAACTTAATCTCCTCCGACATTTATTCTTGGCAGAGACTTACAATATCACTATCATGCTTGTGTGTGTTCGTGGTTGGAACAGAGCACGTTCAATGCTGCACTTTGACAATATGCATGCATTGCCATGCAGGGTCTTAAAACTTTGTTTCTATTAACTTCAAAAAATACAATAAGAAATATCTTTGTTTCAATACacgttaattttttttatattaattattgataatggaTGTATAATGTTGAATGATGATAAGAGGATGAGATTAAATGTTAGACTGGATTAATAGGAGAAAGCATAGAAGATAAGATCCTAAAAATCAGTAAAATAAAAATGGAATAGATGGAGCATAATTTTAGTGAAAATAGAAATGAAGATAAAACCTTAATCATGATTGATGGACAAGAAATATTATAGAGAGTTTGGTATTCTAAAATTTATTGTAGAAAATAATGGAGAGACAAATGAAAAGATATGTAATAGAAGTAGAGCTGGTTGGATAAAGCAAAGAGGTGCTTTTTGGGGTTTTATGTGATTGATGTATAACTTGGCAATATAAAAGCAAAGTTTATAGAACAACAATAAGGCTTGCTATATGGTACAGCTGGCAAGAAGTGAGTTCAAGAAACAATTTGAATGTAATGGAGATGAGAATGTTGAGATGGTTGTTTAGTAATATCAGAAAGGATGGACGGGGGAATAAATATTTTTGTAGGAGCTGTAGTAGCTTCACCCATAATAAAATAAGGGAGAACTAATTGAGATGGTATGAGTGCATATAACATAGATATAAAAGGGCTCCAGTAAAAAATGGGTATTTTTAATGTTTGCCAGAGGATTTAGGAGGAGAAATGGAAGACCTAAGATTATATGGATGGAAGTTGTTAAAAAGGATGAAAAGTTTGAGATAACACTAGAGGTAGCCCTGAATAAGAATGCTTGGCGAATGAGAATTCACCAAACTGGAACCTGGTGGTTTAGAGAAGCTTTACGGTTATGGTTATAGGCTTGTGAAGATATGCTTGATTCTTGTAAATATATTGAGCACAATACATTCTCTtaaatattttctaatttttttggtaGGCATCATTACATACACATGCTATGTCATATTAGAAACATCAAGCCACATATTTAAATTACATAGACAGATGCATACATAATACAAACACAAACACACATGCTACGTGTATGTGAAACACATTTATAtgtataattatgtaataagcaCGCATGCTTATGTACATGCacatattcatatatataatagGAAATTAGGAACAGTGCACATACATAGTTGTCTATCTTTGTACATAATGTATCAGGCAATACACTATGATATGCAGCAACAGTAAACTGCATTAGATCGGTACTTACTCCTTGAGATACACATGGTCTGACTCGTGCTAGTACGACGGCATGGTGTGGATTGTTAATATTTTCAGAATTAATAAACTAAAAATAACTGATTCATGCATGTAACTGGGAGATGTTAATCTATTGAGAGataaaatatacttaaatttggCAATGATGCATCCCTGATAGTTATAAATTATAGCTTTAGTTGTATGATTTTAGGGTGGTTAAGAAAACTAGAATGGTAGCTAGTTTGAAGAGACAACAACATGTTTTTGGGTAAGGGTTGAAGAAAACTAGCATAGTGGTCATGTTTTAATGTTCAAAACTGCCGGTGATTGATCATATGCCCATTCACTAGTTCTATAATGTTGCGATCCACCTTTTTGATCCTGCAAGATTGTGAGAAAAGTGGTAAAAGAAGGATTACAGAGGAGTTGGATTAAGGAGATGACATATTAAGGAATGGAAGGATGAGGGGCGTGAGGGTGGGGGTTCACAAAAGGTGCAGAGAGGGGAGTGGCAGGGAATAACTATTACTATTGTAGCAACAGAGAGAAATGAATCTGATGGTAGCTGTACATCACAGAGAGGAAAAgtacaagaaaagaagaaaaaatgaaagggGAAAAAGAACCGATGAATAAAAAGAAAATGCTGTTCGTAGAGGTAAAAATGGAGGGAAATggagaacaaagaagaaaaaaaagaagggaagaaaaaag from Elaeis guineensis isolate ETL-2024a chromosome 9, EG11, whole genome shotgun sequence includes these protein-coding regions:
- the LOC105051780 gene encoding dihydrolipoyllysine-residue acetyltransferase component 5 of pyruvate dehydrogenase complex, chloroplastic — its product is MASLASIHLGTPFLPSPASLRGRSAAGGGGGRGAAPRRAPRIQAKIREIFMPALSSTMTEGKIVSWAKAEGDKLAKGESVVVVESDKADMDVETFYDGYLAAIMVEEGAVAAVGSAIALLAETEDEIPLARSQAASSSATAASDGSTAAPPAAETPSPLETAPEALSSSPPPNFSPEAASSAHPASEGGRRTIATPYAKKLAKDLKVELGLVAGSGPMGRIVAKDVEAAAAVAAAAPVSTAPPKSVSTYSTVKAPASPAIQLGTVVPFTTMQGAVSKNMVESLSVPTFRVGYTITTNALDDLYKKIKSKGVTMSVLLAKATAMALMKHPVVNSSCRDGNSFTYNSSINIAVAVAIDGGLITPVLQDADKVDIYSLSRKWKELVDKARAKQLQPHEYNTGTFTLSNLGMFGVDRFDAILPPGTGAIMAVGASQPTVVATKDGRIGLKSQMQVNVTADHQVIYGADLAAFLQTLAKIIEDPKELTL